ACGAGGGTCTTTAAGACTGCATGCCACCCGTATTTACTTCACGAGGGTCAATAAGACTGCATGCCACCCGTATTTgcttcacgagggtcattaagactgcatgccaCCCGTATTTACTTCACGAGGGTCTTAAGACTGCATACCACCCGTATTTACTtctcgagggtcattaagactgcatgccaCCCGTATTtacttcacgagggtcattaagactgcatgtcacccgtatttacttcacgagggtcattaagactgcataccACCCGTATTtacttcacgagggtcattaagactgcatgtcacccgtatttacttcacgagggtcattaagactgcataccACCCGTATTtacttcacgagggtcattaagactgcatgccaCCCGTATTTgcttcacgagggtcattaagactgcatgccaCCCGTATTTACttcacgagggccattaagactgCATACCCACTTCCGTACTTTACTTCACAGGGTCGAGGGTATTTACTTCACGAGGGTCAATAAGACTGCATGCCACCCGTATTTgcttcacgagggtcattaagactgcatgccaCCCGTATTTACTTCACGAGGGTCAATAAGACTGCATGCCACCCGTATTtacttcacgagggtcattaagactgcatgccaCCCGTATTtacttcacgagggtcattaagactgcatgtcacctgtacaccagcaGTCAAGAATACCTCAATCTTGAAAATAGGGTTTAAAGTATATTCtctgcatatatacactgagtatacCTCAAGGAATACATCCTGTGCTCAACTTTTCTGCCCACTAAATCACTTTAATGATAATAAGTGTTGAaaacacacagtaacaagataTATTATAAACATAATTAAGTATTGAATCTTTTATTTAACACAATAAAGATACTGACGATTTTTCCTAAATATCATTTTTTAATCAAATCAATATTCCCACACTGATGTGAATTGTCATATGTAAGGTTGATTTCATCTCTATATAATATGTATAGCAACTTAATTATGAATAAATTTTAGCCATACACTGGGATGGGCTTATAGGCTTGGAGAGGAGTGAAGGTTGGGGCAGGCCTATAGGCTGGCTGGTAGGTCGGGTATCTGGCTTCTCCCTGGTAGGTGACCTCAGCCAGGTAGCCAgagtcaccactgacagtgtagGCCACCTGCTGCAGACGACCGTCGGGGAGCTGCACGTAGTACGACCCCTGAGTGTGGTCACCATCACGAGACTCCTGGTGACCGAAGTCGTTGCCGGAGGGAGGGTCGTTCACAGCATAGTCGAAGCTGTACCGTGCTGGACCCTACCAAGGAGAAAATGGAATAACTAGCTAAGATATGTAATCAAAATACCCTGGCTTGAACAATTCACAGCTGAACCACAATTTGGAATGACAAAAATAAACGACATTGTGGTCCATTCTGACCAGTATCAATCATTCCAAGGTGAACCGAACCTTCATATAAAGCTTTCTCTCAAAATTGTGTGTTAATAACAATACGTTTcaacattatttttttaaattttatatatCGACGTCACTGAAATTTCTTGCAGCATCTCAATATGCACATGCACAGATTCTGAAGCTCATCTCTAAATAACTATCAACAGCTTCTTAAGTTTA
This genomic window from Cherax quadricarinatus isolate ZL_2023a unplaced genomic scaffold, ASM3850222v1 Contig2874, whole genome shotgun sequence contains:
- the LOC128699759 gene encoding cuticle protein 7-like, translating into RNTYLLHQVILVLTLAAAAVAAPSGPPYGFSPSYRPAPSYASGPARYSFDYAVNDPPSGNDFGHQESRDGDHTQGSYYVQLPDGRLQQVAYTVSGDSGYLAEVTYQGEARYPTYQPAYRPAPTFTPLQAYKPIPVYG